A region from the Dinoroseobacter shibae DFL 12 = DSM 16493 genome encodes:
- a CDS encoding TRAP transporter substrate-binding protein, with protein sequence MKLKHTLAAVCAATCLTTAPAFADGHGNIQEMKLEVVGTWGFLENWKVFEERFWTEVIPEASGGKITANAKPYTELGLKGYEVMAGVRKGAYDVVHALTSYSSQASPALEGIDLSGIIQDWDTYRQAVEAYRPIIEREVREKYNAQIVNIYPFPTQQLWCNLGDRSITNVSLADLAGKKIRTYSRTQGDFVEGLGASSITLALAEVVPALEKGVADCGVTGTMPAYNGKWSQVVTHNVRVRLGFAATFTAINLDTWESMNADTQNLILTEAKKFEDEIWEFEQTLDQAGMDCNAQGPCDRGQPGNMTPIEPDAEDQALLKKIAAETVVPRWAERCGSACAAEWNATVGKLIGITAPTDGS encoded by the coding sequence ATGAAACTGAAACACACACTCGCGGCCGTCTGTGCGGCAACGTGCCTGACCACTGCACCAGCGTTTGCGGACGGGCATGGCAACATCCAGGAAATGAAACTCGAAGTGGTGGGCACCTGGGGCTTCCTTGAGAACTGGAAGGTGTTCGAAGAACGCTTCTGGACCGAAGTGATCCCCGAGGCCTCCGGCGGCAAGATCACCGCGAACGCCAAACCCTATACCGAGCTGGGCCTGAAGGGTTACGAGGTCATGGCCGGCGTTCGTAAGGGCGCCTATGATGTGGTGCATGCGCTGACCAGTTATTCCAGCCAGGCCAGCCCTGCGCTGGAAGGCATCGACCTGTCGGGCATCATTCAAGACTGGGACACGTATCGCCAGGCGGTCGAGGCCTATCGCCCGATCATTGAGCGCGAAGTGCGCGAGAAATACAACGCGCAGATCGTCAACATCTATCCGTTTCCGACCCAGCAGCTCTGGTGCAATCTCGGCGACCGGTCGATCACCAATGTCTCTCTGGCCGACCTCGCGGGAAAAAAGATCCGCACCTACAGCCGGACTCAGGGCGACTTCGTAGAAGGCCTGGGCGCCTCGTCGATCACGCTGGCACTGGCGGAGGTGGTGCCAGCACTGGAGAAGGGCGTCGCCGACTGTGGCGTGACTGGCACGATGCCTGCCTATAACGGCAAGTGGTCGCAAGTGGTTACGCACAACGTACGCGTTCGCCTTGGCTTTGCCGCGACCTTCACGGCGATCAATCTCGACACCTGGGAGAGCATGAACGCGGACACCCAGAACCTCATTCTCACCGAGGCTAAAAAATTCGAGGACGAGATTTGGGAGTTCGAGCAGACACTTGACCAGGCGGGTATGGACTGCAACGCACAAGGCCCCTGCGATCGCGGTCAGCCCGGCAACATGACACCGATCGAGCCTGATGCCGAAGATCAGGCTCTTCTGAAGAAGATCGCGGCTGAAACGGTTGTCCCCCGATGGGCCGAACGGTGCGGAAGCGCGTGCGCAGCTGAGTGGAACGCCACAGTCGGCAAGCTGATCGGCATCACCGCACCCACAGACGGCTCGTAA
- a CDS encoding PLP-dependent aminotransferase family protein produces the protein MARKTSGALLPGLDLDPSADTPLATQLYDSLRYHISEGTLAAGVRMPSTRTLSTELGMSRTTVAGAYDQLKSEGYLTSEEKSGTFVADLLPEKLAWSTQLHYARPDDLRQLEPDLAARFDDNLPKQRERTSRTLPFNPGIPAVFEFPSQTWIRIMRPILSQLAPNGIARCPAEGSIELREEVSRYLSGSRGVTCSPEQVLIISGTRQALTLIMMALANQGDTGWVEDPGYPGISRVYDLFRVGTVPVPVDAHGLVVEEAIERAPHSKFAYVTPARQAPLGHTMSIRRRIELLNWAYASEAFILEDDYDGEYRFGGHPAPSLQSLDPEGRVFYFGTFSKTVLPSLGLGYLVVPTRYVDVFRNLLDAITRPPSLATQLTMAEFMASGLFEAHIRKMRTLYLSRQNALSAVLRKSMPDLLESKILNAGLHLIGYLPKGYDDAKVARRAKDLGLLPRPLSDYVHKERLPPGLLIGFSNIKEEAMARTVRVLRRAIEDCQPETGHAPASRSPTYARGGG, from the coding sequence ATGGCACGAAAGACATCGGGAGCGCTTTTGCCGGGTCTGGACTTGGACCCGAGCGCAGATACACCACTGGCCACGCAACTCTACGACTCTCTGCGCTACCACATCTCGGAAGGCACACTTGCTGCAGGGGTGCGCATGCCCTCGACGCGCACGCTTTCCACAGAGCTTGGGATGTCGCGCACGACCGTGGCTGGCGCCTATGACCAGCTCAAATCTGAGGGCTATCTCACGTCAGAGGAGAAGTCGGGGACGTTCGTTGCGGATCTCCTACCGGAGAAACTGGCCTGGTCAACGCAGCTTCACTATGCGCGTCCCGACGATCTGCGCCAGCTTGAGCCTGATCTGGCGGCGCGATTTGACGACAACCTGCCCAAACAGCGCGAACGCACGAGTCGCACGCTCCCGTTTAACCCCGGCATTCCGGCTGTGTTCGAGTTTCCGTCGCAGACGTGGATCCGGATCATGCGCCCCATTCTGAGCCAATTGGCGCCGAATGGGATCGCGCGTTGCCCGGCGGAAGGGTCAATCGAGCTGCGTGAGGAGGTTTCGAGGTATTTGTCTGGAAGCAGGGGTGTGACCTGCTCACCCGAACAGGTGCTGATCATTTCCGGAACACGTCAAGCCCTCACGCTCATCATGATGGCGCTTGCCAACCAGGGTGATACCGGCTGGGTCGAGGATCCCGGCTACCCGGGCATCTCACGGGTTTACGACCTTTTTCGTGTTGGAACGGTGCCAGTTCCCGTCGATGCACATGGGCTTGTCGTCGAGGAGGCCATTGAGCGCGCGCCACACTCGAAATTCGCGTATGTCACTCCGGCACGTCAGGCACCCCTTGGACACACAATGTCGATTCGGCGGCGCATCGAGCTCCTGAACTGGGCTTATGCCTCAGAGGCGTTCATCCTAGAGGACGACTATGACGGCGAGTATCGGTTCGGAGGTCACCCGGCCCCATCGCTTCAGAGCCTCGACCCTGAAGGGCGGGTGTTTTATTTCGGCACTTTTTCAAAGACCGTTCTCCCGTCCCTGGGACTTGGTTACCTCGTGGTGCCCACTCGATATGTCGATGTCTTCAGGAACCTGTTGGACGCGATCACCCGTCCGCCCAGCCTGGCCACCCAACTCACCATGGCAGAGTTCATGGCCAGCGGACTATTCGAAGCGCATATCCGCAAGATGCGCACACTATATCTGAGCCGCCAAAATGCGCTGAGCGCCGTGTTGCGCAAGTCGATGCCCGACCTGTTGGAGAGCAAGATATTGAACGCCGGGCTACATCTGATCGGCTATTTGCCCAAGGGCTACGACGATGCAAAGGTTGCGCGCCGGGCCAAGGATCTGGGGCTTCTTCCGCGTCCGCTGTCTGATTACGTACACAAGGAGCGACTCCCGCCCGGACTGCTGATCGGTTTTTCCAACATCAAGGAAGAGGCGATGGCGCGTACTGTCCGTGTCCTGCGTCGCGCTATTGAAGATTGCCAGCCCGAAACGGGTCATGCTCCGGCAAGTCGGTCACCAACATATGCCCGGGGCGGTGGGTGA
- a CDS encoding NIPSNAP family protein codes for MACKEVCAGSVHAPITRFRAAISKYALLLVFGTSVSPFEKLFVFPTKPENTALLYQNLIALLITLFGGLGWARRWHMIVEQRRYTLKTGKVPEYLQQYEKEGFAIQQPILGRLVGYFSTEIGTLHQIVHLWAYRDLADRDARRARLGADQRWLSYLAKVQPLQIAQNNEILKPASFCPDYLSESDA; via the coding sequence ACGATTTCGGGCCGCCATTAGTAAGTACGCCTTGCTGCTGGTTTTCGGGACTTCGGTTTCTCCCTTCGAGAAACTGTTTGTTTTCCCGACCAAGCCAGAAAACACCGCTCTTCTCTACCAGAACCTCATCGCGCTACTCATCACGCTATTTGGCGGATTAGGCTGGGCTCGGAGGTGGCATATGATAGTAGAACAGCGCAGATATACTTTGAAGACTGGTAAGGTGCCCGAGTACCTTCAACAATACGAGAAGGAGGGGTTTGCAATTCAGCAGCCTATTCTCGGTCGGCTTGTTGGATATTTTTCAACCGAGATCGGTACACTTCACCAGATTGTGCACCTCTGGGCGTATCGTGACCTCGCCGATCGGGACGCGCGCCGTGCGCGACTAGGTGCGGATCAGCGTTGGTTGTCCTATCTTGCGAAGGTCCAACCTTTGCAGATCGCGCAAAACAACGAGATTTTGAAACCGGCATCCTTTTGCCCGGATTATCTCAGTGAATCCGATGCATAG
- a CDS encoding TRAP transporter small permease subunit, with protein MLDRIQSGLEGTARGAAIIGGAAMCAAAFMVTMDVISRKVFGVTMRGSDEITGYIFAASTTWAYAYAMLTRSNIRIDVAYVALNTKARALLDLLALGLLTLYIFLLARSAWSVVEESWTFNYTAQTPLATPLWLPQSFWFAGLAFMLLCLAFLSLRCLWCLAKADWQGIGALAGVKSLDQEIEEETHV; from the coding sequence ATGCTCGACCGTATTCAATCCGGACTGGAAGGCACCGCGCGAGGGGCAGCGATCATCGGCGGAGCCGCCATGTGTGCCGCCGCTTTCATGGTCACGATGGATGTGATTTCGCGCAAGGTCTTTGGTGTGACAATGCGCGGCTCAGACGAGATCACCGGCTATATCTTCGCCGCCTCGACCACTTGGGCCTATGCCTATGCGATGCTGACACGCTCTAACATCCGGATAGACGTGGCCTATGTCGCGCTGAACACGAAGGCACGGGCCTTGCTCGATCTACTCGCGCTCGGCCTTCTGACCCTTTACATCTTCCTGCTGGCCCGCAGCGCCTGGAGCGTGGTCGAGGAAAGCTGGACGTTCAATTACACAGCACAGACACCGCTTGCGACGCCGCTCTGGCTCCCGCAAAGCTTCTGGTTCGCCGGCCTCGCCTTCATGCTGCTGTGCTTAGCGTTTCTCAGTTTGCGATGCCTCTGGTGTCTGGCCAAAGCCGACTGGCAGGGCATCGGCGCCCTCGCGGGGGTGAAAAGCCTCGATCAGGAAATCGAAGAAGAGACCCACGTCTAA
- a CDS encoding putative hydro-lyase, producing the protein MHSSVPAEIRSGQHQGHTAGLAPGCLQVNLVVLPASHAQAFGEYCALNPRPCPLILLTTPGQTDWTELGTGLDVRRDVPAYNIYENGVLSRTVPDLLNDWSDDLVTFALGFSFTFEHALLRAGIPVRNIATNTTVPMYQTNRETRSAGPFAGPLVVSMRPIPAAKVAKAHDISAQFPWARGAPIHSGDPKVLGIEDLDQPDWGDTSETRDGGVPVFWACGVTPQAALEEAELSLCITHRPGHMLVTDLPEHDPFRAGNLQ; encoded by the coding sequence ATGCATAGCTCCGTGCCCGCCGAAATCCGCAGTGGGCAGCATCAAGGCCATACGGCCGGGCTGGCGCCAGGTTGCCTACAAGTCAATCTAGTCGTTTTGCCAGCCTCGCACGCGCAAGCCTTTGGCGAATATTGCGCTCTTAATCCGCGGCCTTGCCCGTTGATCTTACTCACGACCCCAGGACAGACAGACTGGACAGAGCTTGGTACCGGTCTTGATGTCCGGCGCGATGTACCGGCATACAACATCTACGAGAATGGCGTGCTGTCACGAACTGTTCCAGACCTCTTGAACGACTGGAGCGACGACCTGGTGACCTTCGCGCTTGGTTTCTCATTTACCTTCGAGCATGCGCTCTTGCGGGCCGGAATCCCTGTTCGCAACATCGCAACCAACACAACGGTCCCAATGTACCAAACAAACCGTGAAACCCGCTCTGCCGGTCCGTTCGCGGGCCCATTGGTGGTCAGCATGCGTCCTATCCCGGCCGCGAAGGTCGCCAAAGCGCACGATATCAGCGCGCAGTTCCCCTGGGCACGTGGCGCTCCAATTCATTCAGGCGATCCAAAGGTGCTTGGCATCGAGGATTTGGATCAGCCCGATTGGGGAGACACCTCGGAAACGCGGGATGGCGGTGTGCCTGTGTTTTGGGCTTGCGGGGTCACGCCTCAGGCTGCGCTGGAAGAGGCGGAACTGTCACTATGCATCACCCACCGCCCCGGGCATATGTTGGTGACCGACTTGCCGGAGCATGACCCGTTTCGGGCTGGCAATCTTCAATAG
- a CDS encoding TRAP transporter large permease has translation MQTLILIILVGLVVAAVPIAAVLGILGLALDEVFTNGRRALMMGDFIWEQSIEYILVAVPMFILLGEIILRAGIATRMYTAVAKWLSWLPGGLMHANVGSCAVFAATSGSSVATVATVGTVAYPEIEKRQYNEPLFLGTLAAGGTLGILIPPSIALILYGLLTDTSVPELYLAGVIPGAMLALFFMLVVIFACFMRPGWGGSPVETSWRDRLEALPDLLPPLVLFAVVVGSIYTGLATPTEAASIGVVCAIGIAAWFRALSVRMLIEAFESTMCSTAMVMIIILAAVFLNFVLGFMGVTQAIIDGIDALGWTPMQTMMVIIVFYLLLGMFMETLSMMLTTIPVVFPIVAHMGFDPVWFGIMITVLMEAALITPPIGLNLYVVHGTRTRGGKFNDVSYGALPFLIAMLALIGFLLTFPDLATWLPNQVY, from the coding sequence ATGCAAACACTTATCTTGATCATTCTCGTTGGCCTCGTCGTTGCCGCCGTTCCGATTGCCGCCGTTCTTGGCATCCTCGGTCTTGCGCTGGATGAGGTCTTTACGAACGGGCGCCGCGCCCTGATGATGGGCGATTTCATCTGGGAGCAGAGCATCGAATACATTCTGGTCGCGGTTCCGATGTTCATCCTGCTGGGGGAAATTATCCTGCGTGCCGGGATAGCCACGCGGATGTACACTGCGGTCGCCAAATGGCTTAGCTGGCTTCCTGGCGGGCTGATGCACGCCAATGTTGGTTCGTGCGCGGTGTTCGCCGCAACATCCGGTTCCAGTGTGGCCACCGTGGCCACAGTTGGCACGGTCGCCTATCCCGAAATCGAGAAGCGGCAATACAATGAGCCGCTGTTTCTGGGAACCCTTGCCGCCGGGGGCACCCTCGGCATCCTGATCCCGCCTTCGATCGCGCTGATCCTTTATGGTCTCCTGACCGATACCTCCGTACCGGAACTGTACCTCGCTGGCGTCATCCCAGGAGCGATGCTGGCCTTGTTTTTCATGCTGGTTGTTATCTTTGCCTGTTTTATGCGGCCCGGGTGGGGGGGATCACCGGTCGAGACGAGTTGGCGCGACAGGCTTGAGGCGTTGCCAGATCTCCTGCCGCCTCTTGTTTTGTTTGCCGTGGTGGTAGGGTCGATCTATACCGGTCTCGCAACGCCGACCGAGGCGGCCTCCATTGGCGTCGTCTGCGCCATCGGTATTGCGGCCTGGTTCAGGGCGCTCAGTGTGCGCATGCTGATCGAAGCGTTCGAGAGCACAATGTGCTCGACTGCAATGGTGATGATAATCATCCTCGCGGCAGTCTTCCTGAACTTCGTTCTCGGATTCATGGGCGTTACGCAAGCGATCATCGACGGGATCGACGCGCTTGGTTGGACGCCGATGCAGACGATGATGGTCATCATCGTGTTCTACCTCCTTCTGGGCATGTTCATGGAAACGCTGTCCATGATGCTCACGACGATCCCGGTGGTCTTTCCCATCGTGGCGCATATGGGATTTGACCCAGTCTGGTTTGGGATCATGATCACCGTTTTGATGGAGGCTGCGCTGATTACGCCACCTATCGGGCTCAATCTCTACGTGGTCCACGGCACACGAACTCGTGGCGGCAAGTTCAACGACGTGAGCTACGGCGCGCTGCCCTTCCTAATTGCCATGCTCGCATTGATCGGCTTCTTACTGACCTTCCCCGATTTGGCCACCTGGCTGCCGAACCAAGTCTACTAA